The Pyxidicoccus sp. MSG2 DNA segment GAAGGCGTCGTTGGTGCCGGCATTGATGACAATCACGTCGGGCGAATAGCCCCTCGAGTCCCAGGCCGCGGGCTGGTCCGGCACCGCGAGTTCGTAGATGGCCGGCAGCAGGTCCGACGTCGACATGTCCAGGTTGCGGTACACGCCGTGGCCCGAATAACAGACGTTCACCAGCTCCGCGCCCAGGTTCCGGGCCGTGAGCCAACCGTAGCTCCGCGTGGGGTTCTCGTGCTTCGACGTGAAGGTCGGCGCCCTCCACGACGGCGAGTCGGGAATGAGGGCCACCTCGGTGCCATAGCCGCAGGTGATGGAGTCGCCGACGAACTCCATCCGCAGCCCGGGGCGGGCCGGCGGTTCTCGCAGCTCACCGTGGACCTCGAGCGCGACGAGCGCGCTGTGCCCCACGGAGGACTCGGTGCGCTTGAGGATTTCCACCGTGTGGAGCCCTGGCTCCAGCCCGCTGGCGAGCTCGTAGGTGGACTCGTCACGCTGGACGGCGAGCGGCTTCGGCGGCCCTCCATCGAGGCTCACGTCGAAGTAGTTCGTCCCCACGTCGCCGCCGAGGCCGAAGTCGTTGAGGCGCATCCGCACCGCGTCCCCCCAGAAGCGCGCGCGAATCGTCATGCCGGGGTGGGAGAAGACGACGCCCGCGCCGGAGCCGTACCACCGCCCGGTGTATTGAAGACGTGCGTCGGAAGCCGGCACCGTCACCCACGTCAGGGCCCCGGGAGAAGGGTTCGACACCGAAGGCGCCGTACACGCCGCCAGCCATGCGCAGAGTCCGAGCATCACGTTCCGCCGCTTCATGGCCGTTGCTCTACCACGGGCGACCTCGCCCGGCGGAGGGACGGGGGGCAGCGTGCCTGGATGGCCGCCGGCGCAGCGGCCCCTGCACGCGGCGGGGCGCGTCCCATCGGATGCTCGCGGCCTGGAGACACGACCGCCGGGCCCCCAATGAAGGCGGGCCCGGCGGCGGAATGCAACGCTTCAGCAGGAACGGCGGGGACTACCGGCCGTCGCGCTCGTCCACGGTGAGGCAGGGTTCCATCTTCTCGGGGGCGACGAGGTACAAGTCCTCGCGGCCCAGGTCCTGGGTGATGCCCGGCGTGGCGAAGCCAATCTGGCCGCCGCCGTCATACACGAGGGCCAGCCAGTCGTTCTGCGACGCGGGGTACCCGTCGGTGGTGACGCCGTTGCGGTTGAAGTCCCGGGCGTAGGACCCGGCCTGGATGATCCCATCGCCGTTGAAGTCCAGGTTGGTGCTCGCGTTGCCAACGACCTGGACGTTGTTGAAGCGAAGCCCGCTGATCTTCGCGAGGTCCGCCTCCGTGGTCGGGGCGGCGGGCGCGAACGCGGTGACCTCGATGACGGCCGCTTCGCTGAAGGCGGACACCCGCACGCGCGAATAGTCGAGCACGTTGTTCAAGCCACCAATGCCGAAGCCATAGAACTGGTACTCGTAGTTCATGATGCTCAGGTAGTGGGGCTTGTAGTTGCTGTCATCGGTCCCACCGTGGCGCAAGCCGATGTTGTGCCCCAGTTCGTGCATGAGGGTGCCGGCCTGCTGCAACTCCGTGCCACCGCCGATGAAGCCCAGCGTCACCACGAAGTCATGCGCGGGAATGCCGCGCGAGATGCCGCTGGAGTTTCCGCCGCTGTACCGGTTCGCGAACAGCATGTAGTGGAAGTAGGGCGCGCGAATCGCGGCGAAGTACTTCCCCTTGATGACGTCGAAGTCCGTCCAGACGGGGCTCAGGTCCGAGTCCGCGTCCGCGGCGGCGATCTGCTGGTCCACCACCACGTGCAGGGTGATGCCCGTGGAGCCATCCGGGTTCGTCACCGGAGCGTTGGCGAAGGCCGTGATGACCCGGTTCAGCATCGCCTGCGTCGGCTGGAGTCCCGGGTAGTAGTCCGCCTCGATGAAGATGTCCTTCCTGCGCGCGTTCGCGCCGAGGGCCGTCAGGTCCAGGCCGCCGCCGAAGCCGAACGACTCCGCGTAGTCATTGAGCCGGTCCCCATCCGTGTCGGGGTTGTTGGGGTTGGTGCCCAGCAACGTCTCCACGGCGTCGCAGACGGCGTCGCCGTCCGTATCGGGGAGAAGCGCGCAGGCGGGGATTGGGAGGGGGATGGCCGTTGCCACTTCCACGCCCTGGCGGGTGGTGCTGGCCGTCTCCGCTTCCGGGCGGTCGGCGCTGCCACACCCGTTCAATCCCAGGAGTGCGACGGAAGCCGTCAGCAGGGCCTTGTGCAGATTAGACATAAGATTCCTTTTTCTTCGCAAATGATTGGCATCGCGCCAATCGCCCCTTCTTTGCAATTTGCAGCTTTTTTCGTCTATTCTATTTTTACCTGATTCGCACGACTTAGACTGTCGTTGAATGGGGCCGGCGCGAAACTCCAGGCCCTCGTGAAAGAGGATGGTAAAGTTACATCCTCTCGAAGACTCGAAGGTGCCGGACGGATGCTCCCCCTGCAACGCTGGCTGCCACCGGCCGAAGCCGCTTCCTACCTGCGCCCGTACGACGCGTTCCGGAGCACCGGTGCCCGCATCGGCATGGATGTCGATGCCTCGGTGCTCGCCCACGGCTTCTCCAACAGCGGCGCCGGGCTGTTCTCGGGAGGGCGGGTGGCGTCGCTCGTCCTCGAGAATGACCGGGGCTCGACCTTCGTCGACGGCGACCTGCTCGTCGACGGGTGGTTGGAGAACCCGGGCGGGCTCGTCTTCGTACGTGGCAACCTCATCGCGCAGACGCTCTTCACCCGCGGCTACCTCATCGTGCTCGGAGAACTCCGGGTCCGGCGCCTGTTCGGCGAGGACGAGCCGGACGGCACCTACGTCTTCGGCGAGGCCCACGTCGAGAGCGCGGTCTTCTCCCACAACCATCTCTTCGACGTGTGGGGGACGAGCACGCTCGGAGAAGAGGTGCACGACGAAGTGGACGGGCGCGAGGCGATGCGGCAACGGCTCGTCGACTGGGGCGTGCTCTCCGACCCACGGGCCGAATATTACCTCGACGAGGTCCAGCGCGGCCTGCGCGCCCTGGCCGAGCAGTGGGGCCCGCTGCCCGAGGACCAGGCCGCGCGGCGGTACACGCCGAAGCCGACGGAGGTCATCGCCCCCGAGAGGACCGCGGCTCCCCGGCCCGACGTCGTCATCGAGCTCGAGCGTTGGCTCGACGAGGCGGGACTGACGCAGCGGCAGCAACTCGAGGCGCTCCGCACCCACTGGCTCCCCC contains these protein-coding regions:
- a CDS encoding SGNH/GDSL hydrolase family protein, yielding MKRRNVMLGLCAWLAACTAPSVSNPSPGALTWVTVPASDARLQYTGRWYGSGAGVVFSHPGMTIRARFWGDAVRMRLNDFGLGGDVGTNYFDVSLDGGPPKPLAVQRDESTYELASGLEPGLHTVEILKRTESSVGHSALVALEVHGELREPPARPGLRMEFVGDSITCGYGTEVALIPDSPSWRAPTFTSKHENPTRSYGWLTARNLGAELVNVCYSGHGVYRNLDMSTSDLLPAIYELAVPDQPAAWDSRGYSPDVIVINAGTNDAFAGFGTPQFLPDETAFKTAYRKFLARLRELHPKARIVCTLGSMTDGYKQQEVEGTVTAAHVGEWVTDLVAERNRAGDDRVYRHLMTVQNPGADGVGEDWHPSAATHQKMAESLTRFLQETVLR